One Jeotgalicoccus saudimassiliensis DNA window includes the following coding sequences:
- a CDS encoding efflux RND transporter permease subunit codes for MRKLADLLLKRSLLFIVLIFTVSVVGVYTFLTIDQREIPETEVNLINVITAWPGADKDDIEENVTNIIETEMFSISDIEDVSSVSEDNVSVLTLSLSDGSTPDNVLNDVNNLVQSISGDLPENAAQPEVESITNAFPLLSYQIHSDSFENLEAVRGDVESLKQEIIQMNGVDSVTIKGYRESAYEIQLDWDALAEEQLNPNEIMNEIDLSLSPVILGQDVQDDEIIRLSFEDETALRTLEEVRIGEDRVPLLDVASIESVESTPEDIVQYNGEDAISFTVFLSSEEDVPSVSENVESVINDSFDNMPDNVTVDNISSERENVEDIFIGLYTSLLIAVIAVIIGTSIGLSLFGSITVMLTVLISIFIGLIPVPWMGVDLNQISVIGLIIALGILVDDSIVVNDNIERRFTLGDSKGDAIYNGVKEVAPSVIASTAAIVFTFSPLLLLSGANGDFIKALPSILISTMIVSTVLALTFIPAMRNVIPYKKVPKNPGLLGKAFTWGSKVYADKVLPKVLKRPVLSFLAILIVTLLSVGLVRFTPFEFFPEADRSEVTIDLIFNEGQTIQKTHEDTEEVLAHLLEVMDHVEGSSIFTGEGLPNLFGASLDQSGENTAQIALQIDKEKMSASATIDEYEAPLREAFPDAKIFMNTIIQGPPASAPITVEFFEEDLDTLSSEVAELTEQLENEGAIVTSSIGNPVDTLQYSIDYDALEENGISISQVKNELNMISEGIPMQEIIEDGSSKELSLKYADEFNLDNVDIVNIEDGRPETYPLSDFVTVSETEDTPAIQHKNGERTAELQVYSDDGANIESLISDYSNSLDGSTEVIVGGESSDQTDFFIEISILFSVILILVYLVIAFEFNSLVLPLIIVFSIFLAISGGIIGLFVTQTPISFLGIMGMVSLTGIVVRNAIVLIDFIEIRRKDGSVDDIYEAIYESGRARFKPIILTTVTSILALIPVAFSGDVLFEPLAVTVIAGLAFSTLLSMLATPALYYFYYKFKYGKKK; via the coding sequence ATGAGAAAATTGGCAGACTTGTTATTAAAACGAAGCCTGCTGTTCATAGTTTTAATTTTTACAGTGTCGGTTGTCGGCGTGTATACTTTTTTAACTATCGATCAGCGTGAAATTCCGGAAACAGAAGTGAATTTAATTAACGTTATCACTGCCTGGCCGGGGGCAGATAAAGATGACATTGAAGAGAACGTTACAAACATTATTGAAACGGAAATGTTCAGTATCTCAGATATTGAAGATGTATCGTCCGTATCGGAAGATAATGTTTCAGTACTTACGCTTTCTCTCAGTGACGGCAGCACTCCGGATAATGTGCTTAATGATGTTAACAACCTGGTGCAGAGCATCAGCGGTGATCTGCCGGAAAATGCTGCCCAGCCGGAAGTTGAATCCATCACAAATGCCTTTCCGCTCTTAAGCTATCAGATACATAGTGATTCCTTCGAAAATCTGGAAGCAGTCAGAGGAGACGTTGAAAGCTTAAAACAGGAAATTATACAAATGAACGGTGTCGACAGCGTAACAATCAAAGGTTACCGCGAGTCGGCATACGAAATTCAGCTGGACTGGGATGCTTTGGCAGAAGAACAGCTGAATCCAAATGAAATTATGAATGAAATTGATTTATCGCTCAGTCCTGTCATACTTGGCCAGGATGTTCAGGATGACGAAATTATTCGTTTATCATTTGAAGATGAAACAGCTCTTCGAACACTTGAAGAAGTGCGTATCGGTGAAGACAGAGTGCCGCTCTTAGATGTCGCAAGCATTGAGTCAGTTGAGAGCACACCTGAAGATATTGTTCAGTATAACGGTGAGGATGCAATATCATTCACAGTATTCTTATCAAGTGAAGAAGATGTACCGTCAGTATCTGAAAATGTCGAGTCTGTTATTAATGACAGCTTTGACAATATGCCTGACAACGTAACAGTAGATAATATTTCATCGGAAAGAGAAAACGTTGAAGATATATTTATCGGCTTATACACATCACTGCTGATTGCAGTAATTGCTGTTATTATCGGTACGTCAATCGGACTGTCATTATTTGGTTCGATTACAGTAATGCTGACTGTACTTATTTCAATCTTTATCGGACTTATTCCGGTACCGTGGATGGGTGTTGACCTGAACCAGATTTCCGTTATCGGTTTAATTATCGCGCTCGGTATACTCGTCGATGACTCGATTGTCGTTAACGATAATATTGAACGCAGATTCACCCTCGGAGACAGTAAAGGTGATGCGATTTATAACGGTGTGAAAGAGGTTGCACCATCAGTTATTGCATCAACAGCTGCTATCGTCTTTACATTCTCGCCGCTTCTGCTATTATCCGGTGCGAATGGTGACTTTATAAAAGCACTGCCGAGTATTTTAATATCTACAATGATTGTTTCAACAGTGCTTGCCCTGACATTTATTCCGGCGATGCGCAATGTAATTCCTTACAAAAAAGTACCTAAGAATCCAGGGTTATTAGGAAAAGCATTTACATGGGGCAGTAAAGTTTACGCCGATAAAGTATTGCCTAAAGTATTAAAACGTCCAGTGCTGTCGTTCCTGGCAATACTCATTGTCACTTTACTGTCAGTCGGTCTTGTCCGCTTCACACCATTTGAGTTTTTCCCTGAAGCCGATCGTTCAGAAGTAACAATTGATCTGATTTTTAATGAAGGACAGACTATCCAGAAGACACATGAAGATACAGAGGAAGTCCTCGCTCATCTATTGGAAGTTATGGACCATGTCGAAGGTTCATCTATCTTTACAGGTGAAGGTCTGCCGAACTTATTTGGTGCTTCTTTAGACCAGTCTGGTGAAAATACAGCACAGATTGCACTGCAGATAGACAAAGAAAAAATGAGCGCTTCAGCAACAATCGATGAATATGAAGCACCGCTGCGCGAAGCATTCCCGGATGCTAAAATATTCATGAACACGATTATCCAGGGGCCGCCTGCCAGCGCTCCAATTACAGTAGAATTCTTCGAAGAAGACTTAGATACTTTAAGTTCCGAAGTTGCAGAACTCACTGAACAGCTTGAAAATGAAGGTGCAATCGTTACTTCAAGCATCGGCAATCCTGTAGACACATTACAGTACAGTATTGATTACGATGCACTGGAAGAGAACGGCATTTCGATATCACAGGTTAAAAATGAACTGAACATGATTTCAGAAGGCATTCCGATGCAGGAAATCATTGAAGACGGCAGCAGTAAAGAGCTGTCTCTGAAATATGCAGATGAGTTTAATCTCGATAACGTCGATATTGTAAATATCGAAGACGGCCGTCCGGAAACGTATCCGCTAAGCGACTTCGTTACAGTATCGGAAACTGAAGATACACCTGCAATTCAGCACAAGAACGGTGAAAGAACTGCTGAACTTCAAGTGTATTCCGATGATGGAGCAAATATTGAATCGTTAATCAGCGATTACAGTAACAGCCTCGACGGCAGTACAGAAGTTATCGTCGGCGGAGAATCATCCGACCAGACTGACTTCTTTATCGAAATTAGTATTTTATTCTCAGTAATACTGATTCTTGTATACCTTGTTATCGCATTTGAATTTAACTCACTCGTCTTGCCGCTGATTATAGTATTCAGCATCTTCTTAGCAATAAGCGGGGGCATTATCGGCCTGTTTGTAACTCAGACACCAATCAGCTTCCTCGGTATAATGGGGATGGTCTCACTGACCGGTATCGTCGTCAGAAACGCGATTGTGTTAATAGACTTTATAGAAATTCGCAGAAAAGATGGCAGTGTGGACGATATTTACGAAGCGATTTACGAAAGCGGACGTGCAAGATTCAAACCGATTATTTTAACGACTGTAACAAGTATACTTGCATTGATACCTGTCGCATTCAGCGGTGACGTGCTGTTTGAACCGCTCGCAGTCACAGTCATTGCCGGACTTGCATTCTCGACATTGCTGTCGATGCTTGCAACACCTGCACTGTACTACTTCTACTACAAATTTAAATACGGCAAGAAGAAATAA
- a CDS encoding ABC transporter ATP-binding protein, with protein sequence MKLEVRDANFHYKMKKKSGPDLYAENVSFTLEPGEILSILGPNGAGKTTMLKCITGLLDWTEGETRIDDEPRNTIKKKDLWKRIGYVPQAQKMTFGYTILEMVIMGRAPYISTLQQPNQTDTEASLEALEAVGIKHLAHSTCDEVSGGELQLALIARTLVSEPELLILDEPESHLDIQKQIVILETIRRLATEKEISCIINTHYPNHAFYLADKVLLTGKDKGLVFGPVNEVMTESRMKHFFGIELKKIIFEEDDLLLETMVPKALGLNRELSNCKFNDFAEV encoded by the coding sequence ATGAAATTAGAAGTACGGGACGCGAATTTTCATTATAAGATGAAGAAAAAATCAGGTCCGGATCTGTATGCCGAAAATGTTTCATTTACACTCGAACCAGGAGAGATTTTATCGATATTAGGACCGAACGGAGCCGGCAAGACGACGATGCTTAAATGCATTACCGGACTGCTCGACTGGACTGAGGGTGAGACACGTATCGATGATGAACCGAGAAACACCATCAAAAAGAAAGACCTGTGGAAACGTATCGGTTATGTCCCTCAGGCTCAAAAAATGACGTTCGGCTACACGATACTGGAAATGGTTATAATGGGGCGGGCACCATATATCAGTACGCTGCAGCAGCCTAATCAGACAGATACTGAAGCCTCTTTGGAAGCTCTGGAAGCAGTCGGTATTAAACACCTTGCACACTCGACATGCGACGAAGTCAGCGGCGGGGAGCTGCAGCTGGCACTGATTGCACGCACACTTGTGTCAGAGCCGGAACTGCTTATACTGGATGAACCGGAATCACATCTCGATATTCAAAAACAAATCGTTATTCTTGAGACGATACGAAGACTTGCTACAGAAAAAGAAATATCATGCATCATTAATACACATTATCCAAACCACGCCTTTTACCTGGCGGATAAAGTACTCTTAACAGGTAAAGACAAAGGACTCGTCTTTGGACCAGTTAATGAAGTGATGACAGAATCGCGGATGAAACACTTTTTCGGTATAGAACTTAAGAAAATTATCTTCGAAGAAGACGATCTGCTGCTTGAAACTATGGTTCCTAAAGCGCTTGGTTTAAACCGCGAACTTTCAAACTGTAAGTTTAATGACTTTGCTGAAGTTTAA
- a CDS encoding universal stress protein: MYKSVLLAADGSDNSFRAAEETLNFIGKDTTVTILNVIQIEKSKDAVLHGENTVQQQKEKLSGIIDLYESNNVQYNVVFERGLPDETVVKVSNSGDYNIIVLGNRGLNSLQGMMMGSVSYKVAKRAGIPVMIVK; encoded by the coding sequence ATGTATAAATCAGTACTGCTTGCAGCAGACGGCTCGGACAACAGCTTCAGAGCAGCAGAAGAAACACTGAATTTTATCGGTAAAGATACAACTGTGACAATACTGAATGTAATTCAAATAGAAAAATCGAAAGACGCGGTACTTCACGGCGAAAATACGGTTCAGCAGCAAAAAGAAAAATTGTCGGGAATTATTGATTTATACGAATCGAATAACGTTCAATATAACGTTGTTTTTGAGCGCGGACTTCCTGATGAAACGGTTGTTAAAGTCTCTAACAGCGGGGATTATAATATTATAGTGCTTGGCAATAGAGGTCTGAATTCTCTGCAGGGAATGATGATGGGCAGTGTCAGTTATAAAGTGGCGAAAAGAGCCGGGATACCGGTAATGATAGTTAAATAA
- a CDS encoding SulP family inorganic anion transporter produces the protein MIEKLKREWLTAPGTNIMAGVVVALALIPEAIAFSIIAGVDPMVGLYASFLIAVIISIVGGRPAMISAATGAVALLVVPLVREYGVEYLFAATILMGIIQIILGIFKVGKLLKFIPNSVMIGFVNALAIMIFMAQLQHIFGISFDTYIYVAVTLIILYALPKFFTKLPAPLIAIVVLTACYIFLGAEVRTVGDLGAIEKSLPSFIIPDVPFTLETLKIIFPYSLSMAIVGLVESLLTARIVDNATDSYSSKNKESRGQGIANFVTGFFGGMGGCAMIGQSVINVRAGATTRLSTFTAGFVLMLMIIVFGDLVVQIPMPILAGIMIVVTISTFDWKTFRYMQKAPRTDVFVMLITVAIILATNNLAVGVIAGVFFSAIFFATKISKVKVTSELTKNHYVFHFEGQVFFASIDTMIEQLEFKSYDKDIMLDFSKAHLWDDSAVDAIDTMVRKFEDKGNTVYVNQLNADSRKIVKELSQLNEQHLT, from the coding sequence ATGATAGAAAAACTTAAAAGAGAATGGCTGACTGCACCGGGAACTAATATTATGGCAGGAGTCGTCGTAGCACTTGCACTGATTCCGGAAGCTATTGCGTTTTCTATTATTGCCGGTGTTGACCCTATGGTCGGTCTGTACGCATCATTTCTTATCGCAGTAATTATTTCTATAGTCGGCGGCAGACCGGCAATGATTTCGGCTGCGACAGGTGCGGTTGCATTACTTGTTGTTCCGCTCGTCAGGGAGTACGGTGTGGAATATTTATTCGCAGCGACGATACTTATGGGTATTATCCAGATTATTCTCGGAATTTTTAAAGTAGGAAAGCTGTTAAAATTCATTCCGAACTCGGTAATGATCGGCTTTGTTAACGCGCTCGCAATAATGATATTTATGGCTCAGCTGCAGCATATTTTCGGAATTTCATTTGATACTTATATTTATGTAGCAGTCACGCTCATTATACTTTACGCGCTGCCGAAGTTTTTTACAAAACTGCCGGCACCGCTTATCGCAATTGTTGTGTTAACAGCATGTTATATCTTTCTCGGTGCGGAAGTACGTACGGTTGGCGATCTTGGGGCAATCGAGAAGTCATTGCCTTCGTTTATCATACCGGACGTGCCATTTACGCTTGAAACACTGAAGATTATCTTCCCTTATTCATTATCAATGGCAATTGTCGGTCTGGTGGAGAGCCTGCTGACAGCAAGAATTGTCGATAATGCAACGGATTCATACAGCAGTAAGAACAAAGAATCACGCGGTCAGGGTATCGCAAACTTCGTTACAGGATTTTTCGGAGGTATGGGCGGCTGTGCAATGATCGGCCAGTCCGTAATTAACGTCAGAGCAGGTGCGACAACAAGACTGTCGACGTTTACAGCAGGATTTGTTTTAATGCTGATGATTATCGTTTTTGGTGATCTGGTAGTACAGATACCAATGCCGATACTGGCAGGTATTATGATTGTCGTGACAATCAGCACTTTCGACTGGAAAACATTCAGGTATATGCAAAAAGCACCGCGGACAGATGTTTTCGTTATGCTGATAACTGTTGCAATTATTCTCGCTACAAATAACCTTGCAGTCGGTGTTATTGCAGGTGTGTTTTTCAGCGCAATATTTTTTGCTACTAAGATTTCAAAAGTTAAAGTAACATCGGAATTAACGAAGAATCATTATGTCTTCCATTTTGAAGGACAGGTCTTCTTCGCTTCGATCGACACGATGATTGAACAGCTTGAATTTAAATCATACGATAAAGATATTATGCTCGATTTCTCGAAAGCGCATCTGTGGGATGACTCTGCAGTAGATGCAATCGATACGATGGTAAGAAAATTTGAAGATAAGGGCAACACAGTTTACGTTAATCAGCTGAATGCAGACAGCAGAAAAATCGTTAAGGAACTCAGTCAGCTGAATGAACAGCATTTAACGTAA
- a CDS encoding type 1 glutamine amidotransferase family protein, which translates to MKKIGVIYSGNDAHYRTFHEPKFNQYIDRIIYHPEFLTTDLSGLDVLYVPSQLNKELLLASAEKITDFANNGGTVAVFGPQPWEWMPEQHWESRPTNFWWWLKKDADSGLKLESPEHPMFNGYLTLESCTWHQHGVFWPSANAEKLITTADGGAVMFEEKLPSGGRWIVTTLDPDYHFGSYFMPATERFLEGFFPYLASGK; encoded by the coding sequence ATGAAGAAAATAGGCGTTATTTACTCAGGAAACGATGCACACTACAGAACATTTCATGAGCCCAAATTTAATCAGTATATCGACAGAATAATTTATCACCCTGAATTTTTAACTACGGATTTAAGCGGGCTCGATGTGCTTTATGTTCCTTCACAGCTCAACAAGGAGCTTCTTCTGGCAAGTGCTGAAAAAATTACAGATTTTGCAAATAATGGCGGTACAGTTGCCGTATTCGGACCGCAGCCGTGGGAGTGGATGCCTGAACAGCATTGGGAATCACGTCCGACAAATTTCTGGTGGTGGCTTAAAAAAGATGCTGACAGCGGCTTAAAACTCGAGTCGCCGGAACATCCGATGTTTAACGGCTATCTAACACTGGAGAGCTGTACATGGCATCAGCACGGTGTATTCTGGCCGTCCGCGAACGCTGAAAAATTAATTACAACAGCAGATGGCGGTGCTGTGATGTTTGAAGAGAAATTACCGTCAGGCGGCAGATGGATTGTGACGACACTGGATCCGGACTATCATTTTGGCTCATATTTCATGCCTGCAACGGAAAGATTTTTAGAAGGCTTCTTTCCTTATCTTGCAAGCGGCAAATAA
- a CDS encoding DUF6176 family protein encodes MKAELTKFKVKEGKSEVVDEWIGYMRDNMDDVLLNLEGEKMYVETIFREVFMDVEYLYWYSIQSDENGEKIDDTHLDEKHLEYMDECIDKTFRPADMQAEVVMLPEHLRQLIR; translated from the coding sequence ATGAAAGCCGAACTGACAAAGTTCAAAGTAAAAGAAGGAAAAAGTGAAGTTGTCGACGAGTGGATCGGGTATATGCGCGATAATATGGATGATGTGCTTTTAAACCTTGAAGGCGAAAAAATGTATGTTGAAACAATTTTCCGCGAAGTCTTTATGGATGTTGAATATTTATACTGGTACAGCATTCAGAGCGATGAAAACGGAGAAAAAATTGACGACACACATCTGGATGAAAAACACCTTGAATACATGGATGAATGTATAGATAAAACGTTCCGTCCTGCTGATATGCAGGCAGAGGTAGTAATGCTTCCGGAGCACCTGAGACAGTTAATAAGATAG
- a CDS encoding ABC transporter substrate-binding protein produces the protein MKKLYKLMALGALSALTLAACSDASSVATDEGETSAEEKVIQDQLGRDVTIPNDVERIVVGGILPYFSTWYVGTNSTEEVVGLHPNAYNAAENSMLANISPEILDASTDFVKNGEVNIEELMKVDPQIYFENSSDEKTLEKVAEAGISTVGLQTIQVADADPLATFNSWLKITSDIKGGEVTERADRFIEEGEKVQTMIDEGLTGVEDTEKPRVMFLHRHSDKSIIVGGANFFSEKWIKATGGTDIVGDDGVEGQKEVNMEQIYAWNPDIIYITNFTETQPDDLLNNSVSGQDWSEVQAVKDGNVHKVPLGIYRWFPPNGDAPLMLKWMAQINHPEVFDYDINEEIKNYYSDFYEYELTDEDVDSILHPSSDAAKY, from the coding sequence ATGAAAAAACTTTATAAATTAATGGCACTTGGCGCCTTATCAGCACTCACACTTGCAGCATGCAGCGACGCTTCTTCCGTTGCCACAGACGAAGGAGAAACTTCGGCAGAAGAGAAAGTCATCCAGGACCAGCTCGGCCGCGATGTGACAATTCCAAATGATGTAGAACGTATCGTTGTCGGCGGAATACTGCCTTACTTCAGCACCTGGTATGTCGGTACTAATTCAACTGAAGAAGTAGTCGGTCTTCATCCCAACGCATATAACGCAGCAGAAAACTCCATGCTCGCTAATATTTCCCCGGAAATATTAGATGCTTCAACTGATTTCGTTAAAAATGGAGAAGTAAATATAGAAGAGCTGATGAAGGTCGATCCACAGATTTACTTTGAAAATTCTTCAGATGAAAAAACTTTGGAAAAAGTTGCGGAAGCGGGAATTTCTACCGTAGGTCTGCAGACCATTCAGGTCGCTGATGCTGATCCGCTTGCAACCTTTAACAGCTGGCTGAAAATCACATCTGATATTAAAGGCGGCGAAGTGACAGAACGTGCCGACCGCTTTATAGAAGAGGGAGAAAAAGTTCAGACGATGATTGATGAAGGGTTAACTGGGGTTGAAGATACTGAAAAACCGCGTGTAATGTTCCTGCATCGGCATTCGGATAAATCCATTATCGTCGGCGGAGCCAACTTCTTCAGTGAGAAGTGGATTAAAGCAACCGGAGGTACGGATATCGTTGGGGATGATGGTGTAGAGGGACAGAAAGAAGTGAATATGGAACAAATTTACGCTTGGAATCCGGATATTATTTACATTACTAACTTTACTGAAACCCAGCCGGATGATTTGTTAAACAACAGCGTATCCGGTCAGGACTGGAGTGAAGTTCAGGCTGTAAAAGATGGCAACGTGCATAAAGTGCCGCTAGGTATATACCGCTGGTTCCCGCCAAACGGAGATGCACCTTTGATGCTTAAATGGATGGCACAGATTAACCACCCTGAAGTATTCGATTACGATATAAATGAAGAAATCAAAAACTATTACAGCGATTTTTACGAATATGAACTGACAGATGAAGATGTGGACAGTATTCTTCATCCGTCATCTGATGCTGCTAAATATTAG
- the exaC gene encoding acetaldehyde dehydrogenase ExaC produces MVFEFPNKEGAKYRIKSQYENYIGGKWTPPADGEYFENESPVTGEVVSKVPRSKQEDVDKAVAAAREAQKSWGLTSVTERSNILLKIADRVEEHLEELAVLETFENGKAVRETLNADLPLVVDHFRYFAGVIRGQEGGISQIDNDTVAYHYHEPLGVVGQIIPWNFPLLMATWKIAPALAAGNSIVLKPAEQTPTTILHLAELIGDLLPEGVFNIVNGFGSEAGQSLATHTDINKIAFTGETTTGRIIMQNASQNLIPVTLELGGKSPNIFAKDVMDEDDEYLDKAIEGLVMFALNQGEVCTCPSRALVHEDIFDEFMERVIKRVEQIKVGNPLDPDTMMGAQTSNEQQEKIASYLDIGKKEGAELLTGGNIKSVDGDIKNGYYVEPTIFKGNNKMRIFQEEIFGPVLAVATYKDDDEAIEIANDTLYGLGAGVWTRSQNRAYRLGRAIQAGRVWVNTYHDYPAHAAFGGYKMSGIGRENHKMMLAHYQQTKNLLVSYSESPKGFF; encoded by the coding sequence ATGGTATTTGAATTTCCGAACAAAGAAGGCGCAAAGTACAGGATTAAATCACAGTACGAAAACTACATCGGCGGCAAATGGACACCGCCTGCAGACGGCGAGTATTTTGAGAATGAATCACCGGTAACCGGGGAGGTTGTTTCAAAAGTTCCCCGTTCAAAACAGGAAGATGTGGATAAAGCAGTTGCGGCAGCACGTGAAGCACAGAAGTCATGGGGACTGACATCTGTTACAGAGCGAAGCAATATCCTGTTAAAAATTGCAGACCGCGTAGAAGAGCATCTTGAGGAGCTCGCAGTGCTTGAGACATTCGAGAACGGTAAAGCTGTACGTGAAACATTGAATGCCGATTTACCGCTTGTAGTCGACCACTTCAGATATTTTGCAGGTGTTATCCGCGGACAGGAAGGCGGAATTTCTCAAATCGATAACGATACTGTAGCGTATCACTATCATGAACCGCTTGGGGTTGTCGGACAGATTATTCCATGGAACTTCCCGCTGCTTATGGCGACGTGGAAAATTGCCCCTGCACTTGCAGCAGGTAACTCTATCGTCTTAAAACCTGCAGAACAGACACCGACAACAATTCTGCATCTTGCGGAATTAATTGGCGATCTGCTGCCTGAAGGTGTATTCAACATTGTTAACGGATTCGGTTCAGAAGCCGGACAGTCACTTGCGACGCATACCGATATTAACAAGATTGCCTTTACGGGTGAAACGACTACAGGACGCATCATTATGCAGAATGCGAGTCAGAATCTAATTCCTGTAACACTTGAGCTCGGCGGTAAATCACCAAACATTTTCGCGAAAGACGTTATGGATGAAGATGATGAATACTTAGATAAAGCAATTGAAGGACTTGTAATGTTTGCGCTGAATCAGGGGGAAGTATGTACATGTCCGTCACGTGCACTTGTGCATGAAGATATCTTTGATGAGTTTATGGAACGTGTAATTAAACGTGTTGAACAGATTAAAGTCGGCAACCCGTTAGATCCGGATACGATGATGGGTGCACAGACTTCAAATGAGCAGCAGGAAAAAATTGCGTCGTACCTTGATATTGGTAAAAAAGAAGGCGCTGAACTGCTGACAGGCGGAAACATAAAATCAGTAGATGGCGATATTAAAAATGGATATTACGTCGAACCGACAATCTTTAAAGGAAACAACAAGATGCGTATTTTCCAGGAAGAAATTTTTGGACCGGTATTAGCAGTAGCAACGTACAAAGATGACGATGAAGCAATTGAAATTGCCAACGATACATTATACGGACTTGGTGCAGGTGTATGGACGCGCAGCCAGAACAGAGCATACCGCTTAGGACGTGCGATTCAGGCAGGACGTGTATGGGTTAATACATACCATGACTACCCTGCTCACGCAGCATTCGGCGGTTACAAGATGAGTGGTATTGGCCGGGAAAACCATAAGATGATGCTTGCACATTATCAGCAGACTAAAAACCTGCTGGTAAGCTACAGTGAGTCACCTAAAGGATTTTTCTAA
- a CDS encoding FecCD family ABC transporter permease: MKKSVVILMWLLPIAVAIVSLGVGRMFIDPITIIKILTGQILPIEPTWTAMQETVVMNIRLPRILLALLIGGGLSMAGASFQGMFGNPLVSPDILGVSAGAGFGASLGILLFGHSFAAQILALIFGFLAILITFFVAGYQKTAPIFMFVLAGVITSALFNALISLTKFVADPEEKLPAITYWLMGSLGTATYRDLFIAGPIIIVGMLILYLLRWRLNLLTLSEDEAKSMGIPVTALKWSVITGATLITAATVAVAGIVGWVGLIIPHIARMLVGSNNQYVLPASLAIGSVYLLIIDDLARSMTATEIPLSILTAIIGAPFFAYLLRRMGGRWS; encoded by the coding sequence ATGAAAAAATCAGTTGTTATATTAATGTGGCTGCTGCCGATTGCAGTAGCGATTGTATCACTCGGGGTCGGGAGAATGTTTATCGATCCGATTACAATTATTAAAATCTTAACAGGACAAATTTTACCGATAGAACCTACGTGGACTGCCATGCAGGAAACTGTCGTCATGAATATCCGTCTGCCCCGTATTTTACTGGCACTTTTAATCGGCGGCGGTCTGTCGATGGCCGGAGCAAGTTTCCAGGGCATGTTTGGCAATCCGCTCGTATCTCCTGATATCCTCGGGGTCTCGGCTGGTGCAGGATTCGGTGCTTCACTCGGCATACTGTTATTCGGCCACAGCTTTGCAGCGCAGATACTTGCACTGATATTCGGATTTCTGGCAATACTCATTACTTTTTTTGTCGCCGGATATCAAAAAACTGCACCGATTTTCATGTTTGTGCTCGCCGGGGTCATTACATCGGCATTATTTAATGCGCTGATTTCTCTGACAAAGTTCGTCGCGGACCCCGAAGAAAAGCTGCCTGCTATTACTTACTGGCTAATGGGCAGCCTAGGCACCGCGACATACCGGGATTTATTTATCGCAGGGCCGATTATTATAGTCGGCATGCTCATATTATATTTACTAAGATGGCGCTTAAATCTGCTGACTCTGTCAGAGGATGAAGCAAAATCAATGGGGATTCCGGTCACAGCTTTAAAATGGTCTGTAATTACCGGAGCCACACTGATTACCGCTGCAACCGTTGCAGTTGCCGGCATAGTCGGCTGGGTTGGCTTAATTATTCCACATATTGCACGTATGCTTGTCGGCAGTAATAATCAGTACGTTCTGCCGGCGTCACTCGCAATCGGCAGTGTTTACCTGCTGATTATCGATGACCTTGCACGCAGTATGACTGCAACGGAAATTCCACTGTCCATTTTAACTGCAATAATCGGAGCACCGTTTTTTGCTTATCTGCTCAGAAGAATGGGAGGACGCTGGTCATGA